CCAACCTTAAAGttataaaaatgcatttatttgtGAAACGTTCCAAGGAGTCAATGTTTCCTCAAACACAAGTCAaagttgccataattttgaGAATTTGAAATGTGAATTATGAGACTGACAGCTTTGAGACCTATTGAAATGCTAAAAACGTATTGAACTCCTTCAAGTTAAGAACCCAACATCATCGATTTCAATTAAACGCATCAAGATAGTTACTCCCAGATTTGGGCTTGCATGTACGTAAAACTAGGTCTGGAAATTTGGAGAAAATCCTCTTTTGAAAACCAACCATTTACCTCAGGTGGAGTTGTTCTGCATTTCAATAAAAGTATATTGATATCATAATTATGGAATATGAAACAATATTAAAATAACCGATTAGGTATTTCATTCGGGTTTAGCTTCTTTTCCGCTCTGCAATACTTGGAAAATTACGTGACGGGTCGTATTTGACGGTGTTTCAATGCAACGTTTTTGGGAGAGCTATTTCATTTCATGCATGCATTGTGTTTTATGGATGACAGTGTAGGAGACAAATTTACCAATGATAATGGCAATGTCGTCGTTCAGTTTTCCTTGCCTGATGAACATCGGTTTTAAAGACAGTAGTAACGAAGATGGTTGGTTAAGTTATCTTGACACAGGTTTTCCAGTACAATCGGTTCATTAACCCTTTTTCTAGGGTAAAATCATTGCAGGTTAAATGAACTCTGACTATAGCAACCTGTTGATGAGTTACATAAAGGGCACACAGAACAGTATATCTGCAAATCTACAGTGTATCATTCTTTGGTAACACTTAGAAGCATAACATCATTGTGACCTAATTCCTCTTCCAAGtcaaattaatttcaatgaTTGGAAAGTTCCTTTAATGAGGTCTTCATTCTTACCAAACACATAGTTGTAATCTTTAAATTGTGCACAGAGAGTGCCATGTCTTACGTATTTTACGACAGTAAGTTATTATTGGCGTCAACGGATACATCTCTATGAACATTTATGAATATTTCCAGTGTAACTAGTGCATTTTACTTTTACAGCCAATTCCATCTGAACGTCCCAGTACCAATAAGATAAACACAATTCATATATCTTTCAGAATATTTTCCtaatatttcatgcatgatcTCTCGTTTTGCTCATAATGGCAAGTATTTCTGAATAGCGACAACATATGATACCCACTGTAACAATCAGCAACGGCGGTGACGATGATAGCAAAACAATGATAAATTATTGAATCTTCGTTTGTATTATATCTTGATTTGAGAATACCAGGGCCATTCAGTGAAACAACGGAATTGACAATCAGTACACTTGAAGTTCAAAGCCGCTGTGTGAAACGAGCCATACGTACCGAAGTTCACAGCCACTGTGTGAAATGAGCCATGCTTGCCGAAATTCCAAAGAGAATCATAACACCGCCCTCATCTGATAACAGAAGATAAATATATCGGTAACAACGATTTTGTTATACCTGTGAGAGAACTACGAGTTTTGTAAGGTTGAATTTGAGTCACAGAGCTAGTCAGTTAGCCAATTTACATAGGATGCactcaaatatattttacacacACATAGTTACTAATGTATTATACTAGTCATTATAGTCCTGCAATTTAGCCCGCCAGATTGGGATTTGCAAATTCGACTTGACTGGTATCCGCAAACCCCGAAAATTAGGGATACCCGATGAACATACCCGACTGTGTAAATCACGTGACCTTATCTCAGGGAAATCGTCGCTGAGCGCTGGACCGCGCGAATGTGAAAAAGGAACAAAAGCTTTGGCTTCTGGTCTCAATGTGCTAGATTGGGATTCAAAGGCTCGGTCGACATTGGAAACCTTGGGTGGAGCGTCATTGGGGCCCTCCCCTGAATTTAGCGAGTGCGTAAGATGGTACGAGGCATTGTCGAAATGCGGTTCTTCAAGCCTCGGTACGATGCTCTCAGGCAATGAACATGTGCATGGGCGAACTTCCGAGAGACAATCATtacatttttgagcaaatttgCTAATGGTGGTGTGGTCAGTAATGCCCTCGTAAAGTTGGCTGTGTTGGCTAGTGCTTGGGGAGTACTGATGGCAGGGCAAGGGATGTTGTATTTTGTTACAAAATGAATCGTTTATCCCTGATAATATTGTACCTGCACAAAGATCAATTGAACGCCCTTCTGTTTGGGTGCTCTTACTACACAATGTGACACAATTAAAAGTTTGTACAGTAGTATCTAAGAATGTTGTTGGTGCATGAAACGAAGAGTCCTGTCCCACAATGTTACACTGAATTGCTACTGAAGTAAAATTACAAGATTCATGTACAGATACAAATGAGTATTTGTCTTTTTCATCTTTGAATACCTGGCCGGATTTCGACTTTCTGTTCTTGTCTTCTCTGTATGTGGGATCGTTGTACGGACATTTGGACTTCGGGTGGTCAACCCGCTGATTGCGATATTTGAAGCACGCACTGCATATGTGGCTATATTTGCAGGATTTGTCGTTGCATTTGCCGTCTTGCCAAGCCCAACAATACTGGACGCTGTCATCATTATTCTTGTTAGCGCGTGACGCTCGCCCTTGTTTCTTCTCAGATGCGCGCGGATATAAATAAAGTTCTTTCAAATCCGTGCCGTCGCTGTCCCAGGATCGGCGACCGTACTCTATGTCCTGTAGGAATGCTCCATGGAATTTAAGGACAGCGTCCCATGGGAAGACGGATGCGTACCGCATTAGCATGTTAAGGTGTTGCAACCGTAACCGTTTTTCCTTGTCTGTGACATCTGACGAAAGTAAAATCGCAGTGAACCCTTCCACAAATTCGTTGAGCGTCATATTGTCGAAAGTGATTTCTTTGCCAGCCCCGAACGGTCTTGGTTGAGCAGCTATGTGAGGCCATGCAACGGAGCGAGTTGTATTGTCCTTTCTGGTCAAAAAACGCTGCGACTTACCGGGTTTAGGTTGTTTGCTCTGGTTGAAGAACTCTGGCACATACTGCCGTTGGAGATCTCGTAAGTCTTGTTGTAACTGTCCGTCCGCTGTTATCAGGCGACGCAAGTCTGCTGCATTGGTGACGTTGGTTATGTTTCCGCGCTTTCATCGATGGACTCCCCGGAGGGCCTTTGGACATCACTGAACATCGGGAAATTTGCTTTATTAGTAGCGTCCGCAGCAGGTGAAGCATCTTCCCTGCCGGTGTGGATCTTTCCGTCTACCTGGTTTTTAATGGATTGGACTTCGAGACGTAGATTCTGGAACTCTTGAAGTAAGGTGGATGCGACGGCCTCGACAGTAGGCTCGAAGTTCGACGGGGTTCCGTCTGCTGCAATGGGTGTCTGCTTGCCACCGCGACTTTTTCCGGCGTTCTTTCCACCTGTCTTTCCTTTACCTTTGGAAGCCATGACAGAAAACATGGGTTGTGGCGTCGAGTCAAACGATAAATGGATGAATAAAGCGATATATGAGTGAATAACCGGTGCACAGATGACTATTTTACGATCGAGTCACCTTGTAGTTaatgttactgaaaatgagCGTGCAGCACCTCGTCCTGGTGAGGTATGAGCACCCCACCCGCCCGCAAAGCTAATTAACCCCTTAGAGGGCGCCCTCGAGTGATGACGCCCTCAAAGGGCCACCATGAAGGGTATTGTTGACAACAATGGAATCAGAGAGGGAATTGAACGCAGTTAGCAATAGTCCTCGCCCGATATGTCAGAACACATTTTAGAGATTTTTGGATAAGTGGTTCGTTTCGGTGATGGGAGATTGTGTCATGGTGTGGACTGTtactgtaattgttttgataagcCTACCAGAAAGTTCACTATCAAGATCACATTTGGTTGGTGAACGATTGGGTAGGTATACTGAAAAATTGTATACTTAATATATAATCGTGCATGCTTAGTACGATCGCAACGTGGATGTTTGCTCCGGTTTGCCCCAGGTAATGTATGcaaactgatatatatatatcaagtcACGATCAATTCCTTCTTGAATAGAAAATCACGAATCGGAGTATATGCCGCAGGGCGAGAAGTCCAATGACACTAGATAAAAAGAcgtatcattttgttttgaaataatgtTCTTTGGTAAGCAGCGCTTCTTTGTGTTGATCAAATACTTAACACGGTAGGTTCTGTTATATTCATTTGTAAGTGATACGGTATTTACTTATGATacctgttttgatattttaaagaacagTATCCACAGTTTCCGAATGAGAAATGTtcttaaatgtatatttgttGAATGTACATTTTCACCCAGTGATAAAGAGGAGTTCAGCTAAATAAATAACACTAATGAAAATGTATACATAATCAAATCTTGAAATACTTTCCCAACTCATGTAGTAGGATACGGATCAACAGGGTTAATACATTTTGCAAGGCAATATCAAGTGTAGTATTTTCAAAATAGTTTTCTATATTGTTGTATCTTATCACATCTTCAGATCAAACGTTTAAATGAATTATGTTGATACCGACGCTTTGTCGATGAATGACTTGCAAGAGATTACTTCCAAGCTATTCATTTTGTTGAACGTTCCTTACAGCTAGTACATTCTGGTCAACAAATATTACGGAGGTTGATTGGTATCTTGCTTTCTCTACCTCTATGTTTGGACTTTTTGCTTTTCGAAATCTTGTGAATCTAATGTTTCTTAAAGTTTTGTCTcttgctgcaaatttcaacttaCATTACAAAACTACGAAAGATTTCCCCTTTTTGTTATTTACAGACAGATGTTGTGTATCGTCAAATCAACTTTGAGAAGCAAATGACATTTTTAGGCGAAGATTTGGCAATTAATTGTAACGACATGAGTTCCTTGTGGATTACTTCGACAATAGCAAGAACAATATCGATTTGAGAAAACCAACGTATAATTATGAAGATTGCAGCTACTGCATGTATTGAAgcagctgcaataattgtagcccactGGCCGTGCGTCGGCTTTTTCTGTCATGTTGGCTGTGTAGCACTAGCCCCGTACTATTTAAGGAACTTTGAACCAGAACTCTAAATTTGAACCTGAAcaagacatacatttattcgcCGAAATAAAAGTTGCTGCCCAAGCCAATCTTTATTTCCTACAATTTTCGCCCATTTTTGTCGCTCTCTTCTGTACGTAAATGATAATTGTTTAGGAGCACCTTTCTAtaaataaggccaaaaaaaaaaaaattgtgtgtttcctgtaacatgctcttcagaaatagggtaggtaggtaggaaaatttttttttttttggtaatttttttttctctgcaaaaaagaaaatgtgaaaattttaatacccttcgacaagggtcaaggcatcgtcattgtcaacacaaaagattacatacacgaatgcaaaagacaattacgcaacactcagtattatacacaactagacagtgacgacacagaacaaacagtaaacaaagtacacgaactattaaacaaaatgtacgagaacaaacacatcgaccatgatacttataagtatctcgatccaaaaaacataaaaatccgtaccccgcattggtacttattgcctaaaattcacaaaccgccgcctgaaaactcaacgtttgcagggagaccaataTACTCGGAGTGGCTGCTCcagtcccactaacagaatttcagaattcctggattacttcataaaaccactggtccagcaacaaccgtcaaatataaaagacacaacaaacttcatacaagaaatagaaaaaacaaatttcccccaacatgcatttcttgtaacactcgacgtggtgtcgatggacacaaacacaattcacgacgaagcgattcggctagtcagtgaaacatttaactcacaaacctcgcttcaaacaaattacggcatcaaaaaaccacccacggaagacttaatagaaatgctttcactaattctaaaacacaacagttttgaatttaacaagcaatatttccACCAAACCCGCGGCTGCAGCATGGGGATCGAATGCCTCGCCAGAGATAgcagacattgcttttcatgaacttgaaaagaaaataatcgtaaacaaccacaacaacattcacttctggaaaaaattcagagatgatgtctttgcaatctttctgggaacacaaaaccgaactcactaacttcattcaaaaaatccacacaatgcacccaacgtttaagttttcatacgaaaactcaacacaagaaattacattcctagatgtagtagttttcaaggtgcaagataccacaagaaaatatcctcgacatcaaaacacatactaaaccaacagacacattccaatttcttcaaagaaaatcgtgtcacccgagcagcaacatttaatggctttatcaaaggtgaaatccttagatacgctcgcacttgaaacaacaatgacgactttactaaaaaagtcgctttctttagaaacaaactactcgacagagaatacaaaaacaatgaaatcacgaatataacagaaaaaataaaccacagtattcgtaatacactaacaaactgtacaagtacacgtaaagaaacaacaaacaaactcatcttcagtacaacatacagcccttacatagcaaaacaaaagatcttaagggaagtcttttgaaacatttggctgaactggagaaggactcaacactaaggaatctattcccagaatcaccaatcattgcttacaagagaaacaaaaacctaaaagacacactagccaaaacaaaattttcagaagtaaagaaacaaaaaacaaacaaaccagaccaccaaacggactcacaacgagacccaaacattgatattcttgcctcgctattcgaagagcaagatcactaaaaatacattaaaataaattttcacaaacacaaactaacgaaagaatctacattgcgactgatgagaaaccacaccctgggtttcgaaacgcaagcgtcaaagggccactcatcaactttgtaacacccaCGCGtggtaacaccataggtccggctgcgtctcgccataagctttccccacacaaacaaaacagtaccgtacacactaatccaaacttccctacaaatatccgaggcgaaacaaaccttttcattaacacaaacaatcggataagaatgtaggaacacattttttaaacgaatcaaacacaaactcgacacaaaaacattttggatagttaggtggggagcctctttcacactttttacaatcgccataagctttcccacacaaacaaaacattaccgtacacactaatccaaacttccctacaaatatccgaggtgaaacaaacattttcattaacacaaaaaatcggataagaatataggaacacatttttgaaacgaattaacacaaactcgacacaaaacattttggatagttaggtggggagcctctcacactttttacattttttcttgaacgtgatcgcatttctcacatgttacggaaaacacgcttgcacaagcagtcgctattgttgtttaatgacgtcatgaaatcacgcgtgatttaaaacttttcccagccaatctcgcgggatttgttttcaaggtccaaaaaaaagtttagggtcggggggtttgaactaggtaggtcgggttaccgaaacacacaattttttttttaggcctaATGTAACATCGCATGCGGAAATGCGACAATATGACTCTGAGGACAGGCTACAGCTCTTCACATTGCAAATACTAGGATTTAGGCAAGCATGTATCTAATGACGTGTACGCCCTCCATCGCCAACATTGGTCGTCTATATACTAGTACAGCTTAACATAATTATTTGCATACGCTGTGGGAGCATGCGTGCATTTCGGATAGAGGTGGAGAATATAAATTGAGTACGGTTGTGAATGAGTCAGATGTAGAACTATAGTGCAGACTGTGCTGTACATGATCTCATTTAGCTCCTAGGCCCCGCAAACATGTGGTTGTTCAATAAGTACAAACCAGACAGACGAACAATCGAAGAAGATATGATAGCTGAACAGTCAACTTGTCCGCAAAGGAAGATAGCAAATGTGGTAACCCCGGACAGTATTCCAGAATTCATTATACCGCAGTTTTCACGACAGAAAGATCATGAATCTTGCGGTGGACATTTTTCCGATTGTAATTCGAACAGTTCAGTAGATTACAGTGGAACCTGTGGAAAGCTGTGTTTACGCAGTTCACAACACCAGTTATCAAGACCAAGTAGTCCCATGATCTGTGAGCATCGTGCTACATCTCCTCTTGGTTCTCCAACTTGCAGTACACCATTGTCACTCAGCCCTCGTAGTCCTCACAGTCCCAGTGCCTTGTTTCAGTTTGACTGTTCTAATGTAAGTGTGGACAGTGACAGCAACACGGAAAGTTCGCGTACTTCTTTAAGTCTGCAGCCATTACCTTTGTATTCGCCGACGCAATGTCGACGTCGTGATAACCACCTTAACACGGATTCATCCAGCCCAGCTGAATCACCGCTTATTTGCCGAGCTCGACGGAAACTTTCTCGGGCTGATGAGTCTCTTTACAACTCGTCAAACGGTTCAACGGGCCCGATATGCGATTCGGTCGAGCAAGAAAACGAACTGGTTTACACTCCGACTCGTGAACGTAAAACGTCATCGGGATTTTCTCCTCTGAATAAACTGCGTGGCTTGGCAAAACACAACATTTCAAATAGCTCTTGCAGCTCGTATTCATACAAATGTAACACATTGCCAAAAGACCATTCCAAACGGAAGTCACCGAAAAACTTACGGCGACCACGCAATCTATACGAA
This is a stretch of genomic DNA from Ptychodera flava strain L36383 chromosome 21, AS_Pfla_20210202, whole genome shotgun sequence. It encodes these proteins:
- the LOC139122073 gene encoding uncharacterized protein; protein product: MTLNEFVEGFTAILLSSDVTDKEKRLRLQHLNMLMRYASVFPWDAVLKFHGAFLQDIEYGRRSWDSDGTDLKELYLYPRASEKKQGRASRANKNNDDSVQYCWAWQDGKCNDKSCKYSHICSACFKYRNQRVDHPKSKCPYNDPTYREDKNRKSKSGQVFKDEKDKYSFVSVHESCNFTSVAIQCNIVGQDSSFHAPTTFLDTTVQTFNCVTLCSKSTQTEGRSIDLCAGTILSGINDSFCNKIQHPLPCHQYSPSTSQHSQLYEGITDHTTISKFAQKCNDCLSEVRPCTCSLPESIVPRLEEPHFDNASYHLTHSLNSGEGPNDAPPKVSNVDRAFESQSSTLRPEAKAFVPFSHSRGPALSDDFPEIRSRDLHSRVCSSGIPNFRGLRIPVKSNLQIPIWRAKLQDYND